One Chlamydiales bacterium DNA window includes the following coding sequences:
- a CDS encoding metallophosphoesterase, which translates to MSVFALSDLHLSFGIPSKSMEVFGEKWFNYQERIRDNWCRAVSQEDLVLIAGDISWAMDLEHALVDLEWIHALPGTKLILRGNHDYWWPSFSKLKQFLPPSIHFIQNNAFSWGDISFAGSRLWDTQEYSFGSISAYSIDEKTLASKMKDEDECRADEKIFQRELQRLEISLQALDQKARLRVALTHYPPIGLDLKSSRAAELLEKYRVDICIFGHLHGLRGDVGPLFGKRGSVCYVLTSSDYLQFFPIKIIT; encoded by the coding sequence ATGAGCGTCTTTGCACTTTCAGATCTTCATCTCTCTTTTGGAATTCCAAGTAAAAGCATGGAAGTGTTTGGAGAAAAGTGGTTTAATTATCAAGAAAGGATAAGGGATAATTGGTGTAGGGCCGTATCTCAAGAGGATCTTGTTCTTATTGCTGGAGATATATCTTGGGCAATGGATTTGGAGCATGCGCTAGTTGATTTGGAGTGGATCCATGCGCTTCCTGGAACTAAATTAATATTGAGGGGTAACCACGATTATTGGTGGCCATCTTTTTCCAAGCTTAAGCAGTTTCTTCCCCCTTCCATTCATTTTATTCAGAATAATGCTTTTAGTTGGGGCGATATCTCTTTTGCAGGTAGCAGGCTTTGGGATACACAGGAGTATTCTTTTGGCTCAATCAGTGCCTATTCTATTGATGAAAAAACTCTTGCTTCAAAGATGAAAGATGAAGATGAATGTAGAGCGGATGAGAAAATCTTTCAAAGAGAGTTGCAGCGCTTAGAGATTAGTTTGCAAGCATTAGACCAAAAAGCGCGCTTACGTGTAGCTTTAACGCATTATCCGCCAATTGGTTTAGATTTAAAGTCGTCAAGGGCCGCAGAGCTTTTGGAAAAATATAGGGTAGACATCTGTATTTTTGGGCACTTACATGGGCTAAGAGGCGATGTAGGGCCTCTTTTTGGTAAAAGGGGTTCTGTTTGTTATGTCTTAACTTCTTCTGACTATCTTCAGTTTTTCCCTATCAAAATCATAACCTGA